One genomic window of Ziziphus jujuba cultivar Dongzao chromosome 4, ASM3175591v1 includes the following:
- the LOC125421958 gene encoding 23 kDa jasmonate-induced protein, which yields MAPTVFGNPITDETLKALPEYANKEITPKDRAEVALSRKLPPPDFPVNVFGYIYNATGQTLKLAYDHDWSGHVDESLPYPQNIENGQWGSFRHIGDHTPGILSPRLSTAAVVYIASGDLPGRLCKWVLAWDAGVFAHNNKAFTMFEEPQIVEEKQNWEALRQKLLNSGHESTDAAYGFKATVSITDGNTPTFHATITLDLPLENA from the exons atggcACCCACTGTGTTCGGCAATCCCATCACTGATGAAACTTTGAAGGCACTGCCTGAATATGCAAACAAGGAAATAACCCCAAAAGATAGGGCAGAAGTTGCTCTGAGTCGGAAGCTTCCGCCGCCAGATTTTCCTGTAAATGTGTTTGGGTATATTTATAATGCTACCGGACAGACCTTAAAATTAGCTTACGATCATGATTGGTCCGGTCACGTTGATGAATCCTTACCATACcctcaaaatattgaaaatgggCAGTGGGGATCTTTTAGGCATATTGGAGATCATACACCAGGTATATTGAGTCCGCGGCTATCAACTGCTGCTGTTGTTTATATTGCAAGTGGCGATCTCCCTGGACGTCTCTGTAAGTGGGTTTTGGCATGGGACGCAGGAGTTTTTGCTCATAATAACaag GCCTTCACTATGTTCGAAGAGCCTCAAATTGTTGAAGAGAAACAGAACTGGGAAGCTCTTCGACAAAAACTGCTTAATTCCGGTCACGAGAGCACTGACGCTGCCTATGGATTCAAAGCAACTGTGTCAATCACCGATGGCAACACTCCAACATTCCATGCCACAATTACTTTGGACCTGCCGTTGGAAAATGCATGA